The Anopheles coluzzii chromosome 2, AcolN3, whole genome shotgun sequence genome window below encodes:
- the LOC120947675 gene encoding proteasome subunit beta type-3 isoform X1 has protein sequence MCLRSRVDDFSKVQVVKQEEEVVVIPPRQVAQNPQVKMSILAYNGGCVVAMKGKNCVAIATDHRFGVQAQTIATDFEKVFEINPHMYLGLVGLQTDILTVYQRLLFRKNLYEVRENRQMTPERFAAMLSNFLYEKRFGPYFIEPVIAGLDPKTYEPFICNMDLIGCPNLPNDFVVAGTCAEQLYGMCETLWKPDLESDSLFEVISQALVNAFDRDAISGWGATVYIIEKEKITVKKLKTRMD, from the exons ATGTGTTTAAGGTCGCGCGTTGACGATTTCTCAAAAGTGCAAGTTGTtaagcaagaagaagaagttgttGTTATCCCTCCACGGCAAGTCG CACAGAATCCACAAGTAAAGATGTCCATCCTCGCGTACAACGGTGGCTGCGTGGTGGCCATGAAGGGCAAAAACTGTGTGGCCATAGCCACCGATCACCGGTTCGGCGTGCAGGCCCAAACCATCGCGACAGACTTTGAGAAGGTGTTCGAAATCAATCCCCACATGTATCTCGGCCTGGTCGGACTGCAAACAGACATCCTGACCGTGTACCAGCGGTTGCTGTTCCGCAAGAACCTGTACGAAGTGCGGGAGAACCGACAGATGACGCCGGAGCGATTCGCCGCGATGCTGTCAAACTTCCTGTACGAGAAGCGCTTTGGGCCGTACTTCATCGAGCCCGTCATTGCGGGGCTGGACCCGAAAACGTACGAACCGTTCATCTGCAACATGGACCTGATCGGATGCCCGAACTTGCCGAACGATTTCGTGGTCGCCGGCACCTGTGCGGAGCAGCTGTACGGTATGTGCGAAACGCTCTGGAAGCCGGACCTGGAGTCGGACAGCCTGTTCGAGGTGATCTCGCAAGCGCTGGTGAACGCGTTCGATCGCGATGCCATCTCCGGCTGGGGCGCGACGGTGTACATAATCGAGAAGGAGAAGATCACGGTGAAGAAGCTGAAGACGCGCATGGATTAA
- the LOC120947675 gene encoding proteasome subunit beta type-3 isoform X2: MSILAYNGGCVVAMKGKNCVAIATDHRFGVQAQTIATDFEKVFEINPHMYLGLVGLQTDILTVYQRLLFRKNLYEVRENRQMTPERFAAMLSNFLYEKRFGPYFIEPVIAGLDPKTYEPFICNMDLIGCPNLPNDFVVAGTCAEQLYGMCETLWKPDLESDSLFEVISQALVNAFDRDAISGWGATVYIIEKEKITVKKLKTRMD, from the coding sequence ATGTCCATCCTCGCGTACAACGGTGGCTGCGTGGTGGCCATGAAGGGCAAAAACTGTGTGGCCATAGCCACCGATCACCGGTTCGGCGTGCAGGCCCAAACCATCGCGACAGACTTTGAGAAGGTGTTCGAAATCAATCCCCACATGTATCTCGGCCTGGTCGGACTGCAAACAGACATCCTGACCGTGTACCAGCGGTTGCTGTTCCGCAAGAACCTGTACGAAGTGCGGGAGAACCGACAGATGACGCCGGAGCGATTCGCCGCGATGCTGTCAAACTTCCTGTACGAGAAGCGCTTTGGGCCGTACTTCATCGAGCCCGTCATTGCGGGGCTGGACCCGAAAACGTACGAACCGTTCATCTGCAACATGGACCTGATCGGATGCCCGAACTTGCCGAACGATTTCGTGGTCGCCGGCACCTGTGCGGAGCAGCTGTACGGTATGTGCGAAACGCTCTGGAAGCCGGACCTGGAGTCGGACAGCCTGTTCGAGGTGATCTCGCAAGCGCTGGTGAACGCGTTCGATCGCGATGCCATCTCCGGCTGGGGCGCGACGGTGTACATAATCGAGAAGGAGAAGATCACGGTGAAGAAGCTGAAGACGCGCATGGATTAA